The following are encoded in a window of Brettanomyces bruxellensis chromosome 9, complete sequence genomic DNA:
- a CDS encoding uncharacterized protein (BUSCO:EOG09260QNB) produces the protein MTTDTDKETPDLHDAAQEVLAPRKVYKMKDYVEPKQTEPFKHDWRDGVPIVIDFGRHTTRVGMAGMKDPSSVFPSITSHYKDKKLKRALNMVGNDVLIDSGVKSNMKNPFDGSIITNWNSVESILDYSFLHVGVDSQDFVENPVIMTEPLVSPFQQRSGLTELLFETYSVPKCTFGVDSLFSFYYNGGNTGLVIGSGYNSTKLIPVVGGKPILDVSKRIDWAGRQAVEYLSSSLQLKYPYFPSRINDFQVENMVKDFCYVSNDYQHEVSHYLDLDNLEKKDITLEAPFNEIAKQEKTEEELRQEEEKKKQTMKKLQEQARERRLQKLLEKEHDYEYFTTMETKLKSMNKKEVVSTLREAGFDDDKDLHNYISNLERSLKRARNQDVGENDASDQPPSFDLIDIPDEKLDEEQIKEKRKQRLMKAGYDARQRAKKEKEIARKTAEEAAKKDEEWRKSDLSSWIAARRKRLRILKKRRKDRIRLKEELTDRKSRASQLRMKNIASLASEESEGRGGRKRKATNVTIDNDPNDTFGANDDDWSIYRDIAKGSDSDVEEEYEKRIYDLEEELLRYDPEFTINDTLQAQYSWKKSIIHRFVRGPRDWDPDEQHQQHQIHLNVERIRVPEIIFQPSIAGLDQCGLGELCEQTALKRLPSELGFSGDDVSSIVGDVFLTGGSTLFKNFDSRLRLEFESFLPVGMKFNVRRAEDPLLDTWRGMAKWAVTDEAKSSYITKKQYEEMGPEYLKENRMGCAHLL, from the coding sequence ATGACCACAGATACAGATAAAGAAACGCCGGATTTACACGATGCTGCTCAAGAGGTATTGGCTCCGAGGAAGGTTTATAAGATGAAAGATTATGTGGAGCCAAAGCAGACAGAACCATTCAAACATGATTGGCGAGATGGTGTTCCGATAGTGATTGATTTCGGAAGACACACAACTCGAGTTGGTATGGCTGGCATGAAAGATCCATCATCCGTCTTCCCCTCTATTACATCACACTATAAGGATAAGAAGCTTAAAAGAGCGTTAAATATGGTTGGAAATGATGTTCTTATTGACTCCGGTGTGAAATCTAACATGAAGAATCCTTTTGACGGGTCCATAATCACAAACTGGAACTCTGTTGAGTCAATTCTTGactattcatttttacaCGTGGGCGTTGATTCACAAGATTTTGTTGAGAACCCAGTAATTATGACAGAGCCTTTGGTTTCTCCCTTTCAACAGAGATCAGGATTAACAGAGCTTTTGTTCGAAACATACAGCGTGCCAAAGTGCACTTTTGGAGTCGATTCCCTTTTCAGTTTCTATTATAATGGGGGAAACACTGGATTAGTTATAGGGTCAGGTTACAACTCAACGAAATTGATTCCGGTTGTTGGGGGTAAACCTATCTTGGATGTTTCAAAGAGAATTGATTGGGCTGGAAGACAAGCTGTGGAGTATCTTAGTTCATCCTTGCAATTAAAGTATCCATACTTCCCCTCTAGGATAAATGATTTTCAGGTTGAGAATATGGTTAAAGACTTTTGCTATGTTTCAAATGATTACCAGCATGAAGTATCCCACTACCTTGATTTGGataatttggaaaagaaggatatAACACTAGAAGCACCTTTTAATGAGATTGcgaagcaagaaaaaacgGAGGAGGAGCTTcggcaagaagaagaaaaaaagaagcagacaATGAAGAAACTCCAAGAACAGGCACGTGAGAGAAGGCTTCAAAAGCTTTTAGAAAAGGAGCATGACtatgaatatttcaccACAATGGAGACCAAACTTAAGAGCATGAACAAAAAGGAAGTGGTGAGCACTTTAAGAGAAGCtggatttgatgatgacaaGGACTTGCATAACTATATTTCAAACCTTGAGCGCTCCTTAAAGCGTGCGAGAAACCAGGATGTGGGCGAAAATGATGCAAGTGACCAACCACCatcatttgatttgatAGATATACCTGATGAGAAATTAGATGAAGAGCAAATTaaggagaagagaaaacaaCGTCTAATGAAAGCTGGATACGATGCCAGACAGAGAgccaagaaagagaaggaaattgCTAGAAAGACTGCCGAAGAGGCCGCTAAAAAGGATGAGGAGTGGAGGAAATCAGATTTAAGTTCGTGGATTGCAGCCCGTAGAAAGAGATTACgtatattaaaaaaaaggagaaaggaTAGAATACGTCTGAAGGAGGAACTAACGGATAGAAAATCCAGAGCATCACAgctgagaatgaagaaCATTGCCTCTTTAGCTAGCGAAGAGTCGGAAGGACGTGgtggaagaaagagaaaagcaACAAATGTGACAATAGACAATGATCCAAATGATACGTTTGGCgcaaatgatgatgactgGTCTATATATAGGGACATTGCTAAAGGTTCAGACTCAGATGTTGAAGAGGAATatgaaaagagaatataTGACCTCGAGGAAGAACTTCTGAGATATGACCCGGAATTCACAATAAATGATACATTACAAGCACAGTACAGCTGGAAGAAGTCTATTATTCATAGATTTGTCAGAGGACCAAGAGATTGGGATCCAGATGAACAGCACCAGCAACATCAGATTCATCTTAATGTTGAGCGTATCAGAGTGCCAGAAATTATATTTCAGCCATCGATTGCAGGCTTGGATCAATGCGGGTTGGGTGAGCTTTGTGAACAAACTGCACTTAAGCGTCTACCTTCAGAGTTGGGATTTTCTGGTGATGACGTTAGTTCGATCGTGGGTGATGTTTTTCTTACTGGTGGTTCCACACTGTTTAAAAACTTTGATTCAAGGCTTCGTCTTGAGTTTGAATCTTTTCTCCCGGTAGGAATGAAGTTCAATGTTCGTCGTGCTGAAGATCCGCTTTTGGATACTTGGAGGGGAATGGCTAAATGGGCTGTGACTGATGAAGCAAAGAGCAGTTATATTacaaaaaagcagtatGAGG